GGGTAGCATTTGGGCTGCTAAGGTCAACATTTATGTCTGCTTCCCGACCCACTTCTGTGCTGGCCCATGGCCCCAGGATGAAAAATtgtcccccctgccccaccaccTCTGCTCTAGGTGATCTACTGAGGCCGCCCTGGCTTCTCTGCCCCACGGAGCAGGCAGCCACTGAGAAACCAGGCCACAGCCGTGGCGCAAAGCGGTGTCCTGCTCTTACTTGAGCCGGAAGGCGCTGTAGGGATCCAGCAAGTGAGAGCTGGCCTGCTCCAGGTTCCAGTCAAACATCTCCAGGACCTTGTGGCACTCCAGCCGTGTTTTGAGTCCCAGGCAGAAGAGCTGCTCCACCTGTGGGGAAGGACAGGGCACAAGGCTGAGCTGCGGGAGGCAGGCAGGTAAGACTCTGAGCAACAGGCTCATGAGCACCGGGCTCCCATCCTGGAGCTGTGCCCAGCCCGGCCAGCGGAGGGGGCTCAGTGAGCCCAGTGCAACAAGGAGATATCGACCTGGCAGCATTTGGATGGAAGAGCTCCTTCCAAATATTGCCAAGCAATATTTGGATggcaaggaacacaggaagcggCCTTGTACCCAGACTATTCCTGCCTTCGTCTCCACCaaccaggatttcaggcaaggaccCTCTCTCCCGGCTTGAGGCCTATTGCATGCAGAGAGGGTGCCCTACAGCTGAGCCACGGCCCTCCCCACCCAAAGCACACCTCCCTGGCTGCCGTTTACCTTCAGGTACTGAATGGCCTTCTGCACATTCCAGCTGTGGTTTTGCAGTGCCGCGTGGCACTCCTCCGTGGTGACGCCGTGAACCGTCTCTTGGACCTGCAGCGGAAAGcacaaattatttatttctctGCGCACCATTCGGACCCCCTtacgtggaggagtggagacgcgaacacggttcaccagattacaagtctaccactcctaaccactacaccacactggaggaccTTGGCACAGAATTTTGGGGGTCTACTTTTAGCACGTGGTCCTCCCAGACAAAGCGACAAGTCACGTTTTCGGATGACAAGGTTGGGTCGAAGCGTGCCCGCTGACACAGGCAGCTCTTACCCCAACCCAAGAGAGCCACTCACCAGCCGTATTTTCTCCGAGGGCCTGGGGCTATCGGAGCTGTCGTAGATAATCTTCTGAAGGCCGCAGGAAGCCTTGAAGGGGACGTTGCTGTTGTTGGAGGAGAAGTTGGCTTTGTAGTCGGGCTGCTGCTGGACCATGGGCCGGACGGTGGCCGTGGTGACCACCCTGGCCGGAGGCGGGGCTTCCTCGGGGTTCTTGGCCTCCTTGAAGAACTTCTCGTACTTGTCCAGGTAGGGCGGGCGCTCGGGGAGGAGGTAGTAGTGGGTGTTGCTGACCTTCCGGCCGTCCTTGACGATGGGCAGGATGCAGGGCCCCTTGGCGCTCTCCTTCCCTTGCGCTTGGATCACCTTAGGGGTGGCGTACTTGGGGTCCAGGGCAAAGCTCTGGGTGGTGGGCATGGGCTGCTTCCCGGGGGACGTGGACAGGAACGCCCCCAGGGACAACGGGGAGCACAGGTTGGTCCTCGGCTGCGGCGACCCCCCTTGCAGAGCCATGGGGCTGGGAGTTCGGGAGCCAGGCTGGGATAACGGTTCTCGTGGCGGGATCTGGGGCGGCCGGTCCTCCTCGCCCGCCGACAGCTCCCCGGACCAGCGCCCGTGCTCGTTCCGGCGGATCGGCCGGGGCAGGATGGGGACGCGAGGGGGGATCTGGGGCTTGTCCTCCCCTGGGCTGGGCGTGGAGGCCACGGAGGAAGAGCCCAAGGGCACGTTGAGGTGCTTCATGCATTCCTGTTGCAGTTCTTGGAAGAGCTCGGTCGTCTGGGCAGGGCTAGGCTGCTTGATCTCCTTGGGCGGCAGGAAGAGGTTGTCTTCCAGCGGGAGAGACGTGGGGTCTTCCTTGGACCCAAAGCCAACCCCGgtctcccccttctcccagtTTTTGCAGCTGTCCCGGCGTCCCACCAGCCCTTCTGCGCTGTTGATGGAGCACACCTCGAAGTCGTCTTCGTCTTGAGCTACGTCGTCGTACGcggggggcggagggaggggcCGGGCGTCCCAGTCCACGATGGGCGTCGGGTGGAGGGGCCGGGGCAGTGCTTGCGTGGGGCTCTGAGGGGGTGTCTTGTCCAACAGGGAGAAGGCTTCCATGGCCAGCTTCGCCAGGGACGGGGCACAGAGCTCCCCAACGGGCGACGGGGTACTGGGGACGGGTTCGTCCCCGAAGTCGATCAGCGTTACCTCGCTGCCGGGCAGAGCGCCTCCCTTGGTCCGGGGCAGTAGGAGCCTCTCACCCACTTTGGTGCCGGAGATGCGGGCCGATGGCTTGGCCGGGCGCAGACCTCGCCCCGTGCCGGGCTTCTTCAGGCAGAGATGCTTGAGGCCTAAGGAGAGGGGGTTGTCCTCTTCGCTCACAGGGTCGTACGAGGGCTCTGGAAGGGAAAAGGGGACTGGGTGAGATCCTGGGGCCAGACGGCACTCCGATACTCATGGGCTATCTGAGCTAGGAAGAGGAGTCCCTGTCCTACTGACATCATTCCGTCTGACCCCAAGAAGGCCACTCGGAACCCACAAGGTTGGGTTATGGGGAACCCTGGTCATCTCAATAACCCTGGATGCCCTCTAGATTTTTTGGGGGTACCATGCCCctcacccaaaacatctggagggcaccaggttggcaaaggttgcttGATACCTCAATAAGACCCTCTCAACACTTTGATGACTGCCCCAATGCTGCCCCTGCTCATCAACCCCCAACCCTTCCTCTACCCTTTTGTTTCACCATCGTCTGAAAAGATGATACAGAGCTTTGATATCCCCAAAGGATTTAGGGGTAGGTGATCATTTGAGGTCATGATTTTTAGCTTTTGTTCTTTCCAGAGCACGTGCGCAAACTTGAGGAACTGTTGTAGCCACCACACATTCCCACAACCAAGCACACATGGCAACCTAAGAACCACAACAGAACACTTCTTTCAAGCCGAATTTCAGCCAGGGAAGTGGACCCTGCGGGCATCAGGGGGCGGTTTCCATGGGCCCACCTGGGCCTACAAGTGCCATGTTGCCAGCAGCTGGTTTTAAGGGGGCGTTGGTGGGCAGTGGTGGGGGATTCCCCTTTGGTCCATAAAGAAACCGTGATGGAATCAGAGAGTTGGATGGGATTGACCATAACTTGTTACTGCAGTTTGGGTTGGATCATCCCCTGACCCCACGCAGATCAGCCATTGAAGTACAAACCACAATATTCCACAAGCAGAGAGAAACAGGGCCCCTCCAGAGGTCATTTTTATCGTGCCTTTGTGGCGATTTGTGCTCAGGATGCAGTGGTATGCAACCCAGCTTGTCAATACTGCTTTGGGGCAGAATTACTGCTTTGTTCCTAAATGGTGCATGTCCCACAGTTTCTTGCTGAGATCCTGTAACCTTTTAAACAGCTAGCGCTATGGATGGCAATAATGTGGTAACGTTGGGGAAGCGTCACAGAACAGCCAATAT
The sequence above is drawn from the Lacerta agilis isolate rLacAgi1 chromosome 5, rLacAgi1.pri, whole genome shotgun sequence genome and encodes:
- the TNK2 gene encoding activated CDC42 kinase 1 isoform X5 — protein: MQADEGTDWLLELLTEVQLQQYFLRIRDDLNVTRLSHFEYVKNEDLEKIGMGRPGQRRLWEAVKRRKAVCKRKSWMSKVFSGKRPDSDFQPLAQCGLGKQSTPPPLEEGQQQALTCLISEKDLVLFEKLGDGSFGVVRRGEWCTPTGKLLNVAVKCLKTDVLSQPEALDDFIREVNAMHSLDHLNLIRLYGVVLSNPMKMVTELAPLGSLLDRLRKNQGHFLIATLCQYAIQIARGMAYLESKRFIHRDLAARNILLATNDLVKIGDFGLMRALPKNDDHYVMQEHRKVPFAWCAPESLKTRTFSHASDTWMFGVTLWEMFTYGQEPWIGLNGSQILHKIDKEGERLPRPEDCPQDIYNVMLQCWAHKPEDRPTFLALRDFLLEAQPTDMRALQDFDEPDKLHIELNDIITVIEGRAENYWWRGQNKRTLKVGQFPRNTVTSVAGLSAHDISQPLKNSFIHTGHGDTNPQQCWGFPDKIDELYLGNPMDPPDVLGVDLNAARPTQLPGRAKREPPPRPPQPSILLKKPSYDPVSEEDNPLSLGLKHLCLKKPGTGRGLRPAKPSARISGTKVGERLLLPRTKGGALPGSEVTLIDFGDEPVPSTPSPVGELCAPSLAKLAMEAFSLLDKTPPQSPTQALPRPLHPTPIVDWDARPLPPPPAYDDVAQDEDDFEVCSINSAEGLVGRRDSCKNWEKGETGVGFGSKEDPTSLPLEDNLFLPPKEIKQPSPAQTTELFQELQQECMKHLNVPLGSSSVASTPSPGEDKPQIPPRVPILPRPIRRNEHGRWSGELSAGEEDRPPQIPPREPLSQPGSRTPSPMALQGGSPQPRTNLCSPLSLGAFLSTSPGKQPMPTTQSFALDPKYATPKVIQAQGKESAKGPCILPIVKDGRKVSNTHYYLLPERPPYLDKYEKFFKEAKNPEEAPPPARVVTTATVRPMVQQQPDYKANFSSNNSNVPFKASCGLQKIIYDSSDSPRPSEKIRLVQETVHGVTTEECHAALQNHSWNVQKAIQYLKVEQLFCLGLKTRLECHKVLEMFDWNLEQASSHLLDPYSAFRLKR